The following is a genomic window from Pseudomonas lurida.
GTGCCGCCGGGGCTGAGCAAGCAGTACGCACAATGAAAAAAGGCGACCTTCGGGTCGCCTTTTTCATGCCGGTGAAACGCGCTATCCCACCAAATGAAGCACCCCGTGGGAGCCGGGCTTGCCCGCGATGGCGGCGTATCAGGCGCCGAATCGATTACAGGGATACCGCCATCGCAGCGATGCGGCGATCCGACAAGCCAGGTCCCACAGTAGACCTCATCGGCTGTCAGTCCACCGGGCACTCCCGGTTCAGTGTTTCATTAACCCACAACTGCGCAATCTCAATCATCTGCTCTCTGATTTTGCAGCGACCCGCGAAGGTTGGCGGCGAGGTTACTCGGACGCGACCCGAAAACAGTGTAGGGCGGGTCCTGAACGCAGGATATCTGAATACACGGCAATCCCTGTGGCTAGCCTGCTCGCCACAGGGTGAGTCACCACAGGGTCAAGCTGATTTCCGGCACGTTCAACCTTTCACAAAACCTTCATCCAACCGACCCCCTCCAGTCATGTGCAAGTAATAGCACTGACACCTCCCGCGCCTACTGTCGTTTGAACTCAACCGCAGCCATCCCCTGGCTGTTCAAACAAGACAGAGAAGCCCATGACTCACGCTATCCATGTCGATCACTTGAACAAGACCTTTGCGAAGAAATCCGCATTGGTCGACCTCGAACTCACCATTGCCTCGGGTGAGATGGTCGCGCTGATTGGCGCTTCCGGTTCCGGCAAGTCCACATTGTTGCGTCACCTGGCGGGCCTGGCCTGTTGCGACAAGAGCAACGGCGGCAGCGTCAAGGTGCTGGGCCGGGAAGTGCAGGCCAGTGGGCGCTTGAATGGCAAGGTGCGGCGGTTGCGGGCGGACATCGGCTACATCTTCCAGCAGTTCAACCTGGTCAATCGCTTGAGTGTGCTCGACAACGTGCTGCTCGGTTGCCTGGGCCGCATGCCGCGCTGGCGTGGCAACCTGGGGTTGTTCAATGCCGAAGAGAAGGCCTTTGCCCTCGAATCCCTGGCACGCGTTGGCCTGGCCGATCTGGCTGCACAACGTGCGTCTACCTTGTCTGGCGGCCAGCAGCAGCGCGTGGCGATTGCCCGCGCGTTGACCCAGCGCGCCGAGGTGATCCTGGCCGATGAACCCATCGCCTCCCTCGACCCGGAGTCGGCGCGCAAGGTCATGGAGATCCTCGCCGACATCAACCGCCGCGACGGCAAGACCGTGGTGGTGACCCTGCATCAAGTCGATTACGCCATGCGTTATTGCCCACGGGCCGTGGCGCTCAAGGGCGGGCGTATTCATTTCGACGGGCAGGGCAGCGC
Proteins encoded in this region:
- the phnC gene encoding phosphonate ABC transporter ATP-binding protein — translated: MTHAIHVDHLNKTFAKKSALVDLELTIASGEMVALIGASGSGKSTLLRHLAGLACCDKSNGGSVKVLGREVQASGRLNGKVRRLRADIGYIFQQFNLVNRLSVLDNVLLGCLGRMPRWRGNLGLFNAEEKAFALESLARVGLADLAAQRASTLSGGQQQRVAIARALTQRAEVILADEPIASLDPESARKVMEILADINRRDGKTVVVTLHQVDYAMRYCPRAVALKGGRIHFDGQGSAMSSQFLNDLYGADVDTSLMFSDQARHTTVTPRLALARA